One segment of Leptodactylus fuscus isolate aLepFus1 chromosome 7, aLepFus1.hap2, whole genome shotgun sequence DNA contains the following:
- the EIF4G2 gene encoding eukaryotic translation initiation factor 4 gamma 2 yields VFILFLNILCYQAAKVESAIAEGGASRFSASSGGGGRGASQHYPKTVGNSEYLGKTPGPGVQRWIPSRSTRRDVHSTNNSANNTAHTSASEKERHDAIFRKVRGILNKLAPEKFDKLCLELLNVGVDSKLILKGVILLIVDKALEEPKYSSLYAQLCLRLAEDAPNFDGPATEGPPGQKQSTTFRRLLISKLQDEFENRSKNVDVYDKRDSPLLPEEEEQRAIAKLKMLGNIKFIGELGKLDLIHESILHKCIKTLLEKKKRVQLKDMGEDLECLCQIMRTVGPRLDHEKAKSLMDQYFARMCALKTSKDLPARIRFLLQDTVELRENGWVPRKAFIDNGPKTITQIRQDAVKDLGVFIPAPMSQGMRSDFFLEGPFMPPRMKLDRDPLGGLADMFRQMPGSGIGTGPGVIQDRFSPTMGRHRSSQLFNGHGGHIIPPVQSQFGEIGGKPFMKSQGQGQMYQSQGLLSQQGQSKDMPPRFIKKGQLNADEISLRPAQSFLMNKNQVPKLQPQMSMMPPRTQTPPMGQTPQLGLKTNPPPIQEKPAKSVKKPPPSKEELLKLTVSGRGLCKKKLAA; encoded by the exons CGAGTACCTGGGGAAAACCCCAGGGCCTGGCGTTCAAAGATGGATTCCTTCACGAAGCACTAGACGAGATGTTCACTCCACAAATAACTCCGCCAACAACACTGCGCACACCTCCGCAAGTGAGAAAGAACGGCATGATGCAATCTTTAGGAAAGTAAGAGG CATCTTAAACAAGCTTGCTCCTGAGAAGTTTGACAAGCTATGCCTTGAGCTCCTTAATGTGGGTGTAGATTCCAAACTCATCCTCAAAGGAGTCATACTGCTT ATTGTAGACAAAGCCCTCGAAGAGCCCAAGTACAGCTCACTCTACGCTCAGCTATGTCTGCGATTAGCAGAAGATGCACCAAACTTTGACGGCCCAGCAACAGAGGGTCCACCAGGGCAGAAGCAAAGCACA ACGTTTAGACGCCTCCTAATTTCAAAACTTCAAGATGAATTTGAAAACAGATCGAAAAATGTTGATG tgtatgacaaaAGAGACAGCCCCCTCCTCCCTGAGGAAGAGGAACAAAGAGCTATTGCCAAGCTCAAGATGCTGGGAAACATCAAATTTATTGGGGAGCTTGGCAAGCTTGACCTTATTCATGAATCTATCCTTCATAAGTGCATCAAAACA CTTTTGGAAAAGAAGAAGAGGGTCCAACTTAAAGACATGGGAGAGGATTTGGAGTGTCTCTGTCAGATAATGAGGACTGTTGGGCCTAGATTAGACCACGAAAAAGCCAAG TCCTTAATGGATCAGTACTTTGCCCGGATGTGCGCCTTGAAGACTAGTAAGGATTTGCCAGCAAGGATTCGTTTCCTGCTGCAA GATACTGTGGAGTTGCGAGAAAACGGTTGGGTTCCTCGCAAAGCTTTCATTGACAATGGACCAAAGACTATCACACAAATCCGCCAAGATGCAGTGAAA GATCTAGGAGTCTTTATTCCTGCTCCTATGTCTCAAGGAATGCGTAGTGACTTCTTTTTGGAAGGACCGTTCATGCCACCAAGAATGAAGCTTGACCGGGACCCTCTTGGAGGACTTGCTGACATGTTCAGGCAAATGCCAG GCAGCGGAATAGGCACTGGTCCAGGGGTTATACAGGACAGGTTCTCGCCGACCATGGGACGTCATCGCTCTAGTCAACTGTTCAACGGACACGGTGGGCACATCATACCTCCTGTACAGTCCCAGTTTGGTGAAATCGGAGGCAAACCGTTCATGAAAAGCCAA GGACAAGGTCAGATGTATCAGAGTCAGGGACTCTTATCGCAACAAGGACAGTCCAAGGATATGCCTCCCCGGTTCATTAAAAAAGGGCAGCTTAATGCGGATGAG atcAGCTTGAGACCGGCTCAGTCTTTCCTAATGAATAAAAACCAAGTGCCAAAGCTTCAGCCTCAGATGAGCATGATGCCCCCTCGCACACAAACACCACCCATGGGACAGACCCCTCAGCTTGGCCTAAAAACAAATCCACCGCCCATCCAAGAGAAGCCGGCCAAGAGCGTCAAGAAGCCGCCACCATCGAAAGAAGAGCTGCTGAAGCTTACAGTAAGTGGCCGagggctctgcaaaaaaaaactggCAGCATGA